A window of Triplophysa dalaica isolate WHDGS20190420 chromosome 7, ASM1584641v1, whole genome shotgun sequence contains these coding sequences:
- the glis2b gene encoding zinc finger protein GLIS2b isoform X1, with product MKVEGSGPHAVMLSLDEPLDLKVPKGRVSGRDRGARSPSSPIHGKGAGQLRMADDGTAVIVPGSPDSPHAGVLQGKSETPTPPAVDLSMSPSSRNTTCSPDLTNGHCSTPIFPGDSAHIRYVEGGSTSQAFQFFLPIGGGGGRLHLPSSMFIRQPKDTRSSPDLSADEQLACRWRKCHLLFDSLQDLVDHVNDFHVKPEKDTGYCCHWEGCSRKGRGFNARYKMLIHIRTHTNEKPHRCPTCNKSFSRLENLKIHNRSHTGEKPYICPYEGCNKRYSNSSDRFKHTRTHYVDKPYYCKMVGCLKRYTDPSSLRKHIKAHGHFVAQEHGVAGGVGSMMKPGAGKESELTYINGAHIIIPGAAAALLGSHGLQGLGGSLPLSSRPLDLSNLGSLSSPSAGLGGTPILSFGGSPLGLAKPPLLSHTFSSSALGLPMVPLLASERRDQGKARGEEDEIHGGVLNLSTGASHDPLSWVVIPSGQVVLKPAVVN from the exons GTTGAGGGCTCAGGACCACATGCTGTCATGCTGTCCTTAGATGAGCCGCTGGACCTCAAAGTGCCGAAGGGGCGGGTCAGTGGGCGGGACAGAGGCGCCAGGTCTCCGTCCTCTCCCATACATGGCAAGGGGGCCGGGCAGCTACGCATGGCAGACGACGGTACAGCAGTCATCGTCCCAGGGTCTCCTGATTCCCCACATGCAG GTGTCCTGCAGGGCAAGTCCGAGACCCCCACACCCCCCGCTGTGGACCTCAGCATGTCACCGTCCTCACGCAACACCACCTGTTCTCCAGATCTCACCAACGGACACTGCTCGACCCCCATCTTCCCCGGG GACTCGGCTCACATCCGCTACGTGGAGGGCGGGTCCACATCTCAAGCCTTCCAGTTCTTCCTTCCCAtcggaggaggaggaggaagactTCACCTGCCTTCCTCGATGTTCATACGCCAACCAAAGGACACGCGATCTTCTCCGGATCTCTCCGCCGACGAACAGCTGGCCTGTCGATGGAGGAAG TGCCACCTGCTTTTCGACTCTTTGCAAGACTTGGTGGACCATGTCAATGACTTCCATGTGAAGCCCGAAAAGGATACTGGGTACTGTTGCCACTGGGAGGGGTGTTCACGGAAAGGGCGGGGCTTCAATGCCAG GTACAAGATGCTAATCCACATCCGCACTCACACCAACGAGAAACCTCACCGCTGTCCCACCTGCAACAAGAGCTTCTCACGTCTGGAGAACCTCAAGATACACAACCGTTCGCACACAG GAGAGAAGCCCTACATCTGCCCCTACGAGGGCTGCAACAAGCGCTACTCCAACTCCAGCGACCGCTTCAAGCACACCCGCACCCATTACGTGGACAAGCCCTATTACTGCAAGATGGTGGGCTGCCTGAAACGCTACACAGACCCCAGCTCCCTGAGGAAGCACATTAAGGCTCACGGGCACTTCGTGGCGCAGGAGCACGGAGTTGCGGGAGGGGTGGGCTCAATGATGAAACCGGGGGCGGGAAAAGAATCCGAGCTGACTTACATCAACGGCGCCCACATCATCATTCCTGGGGCGGCAGCTGCTCTCCTGGGCAGCCACGGTCTTCAGGGTCTGGGAGGCTCCCTCCCCCTGTCGTCCCGCCCACTGGACCTGAGCAATCTGGGCTCCCTGAGCTCCCCTTCAGCTGGACTCGGCGGGACGCCCATTCTCTCCTTCGGCGGCTCTCCGCTCGGCCTGGCCAAACCTCCCCTGCTGTCTCATACCTTCTCGTCTTCCGCGCTCGGGCTACCCATGGTGCCCCTTTTGGCCTCGGAGCGCAGGGACCAGGGCAAGGCCAGAGGTGAGGAGGACGAGATCCACGGGGGCGTGCTCAACCTTTCCACGGGAGCGTCCCATGACCCCCTGTCTTGGGTAGTTATTCCCTCTGGCCAGGTCGTGTTGAAGCCAGC
- the glis2b gene encoding zinc finger protein GLIS2b isoform X2, translated as MLSLDEPLDLKVPKGRVSGRDRGARSPSSPIHGKGAGQLRMADDGTAVIVPGSPDSPHAGVLQGKSETPTPPAVDLSMSPSSRNTTCSPDLTNGHCSTPIFPGDSAHIRYVEGGSTSQAFQFFLPIGGGGGRLHLPSSMFIRQPKDTRSSPDLSADEQLACRWRKCHLLFDSLQDLVDHVNDFHVKPEKDTGYCCHWEGCSRKGRGFNARYKMLIHIRTHTNEKPHRCPTCNKSFSRLENLKIHNRSHTGEKPYICPYEGCNKRYSNSSDRFKHTRTHYVDKPYYCKMVGCLKRYTDPSSLRKHIKAHGHFVAQEHGVAGGVGSMMKPGAGKESELTYINGAHIIIPGAAAALLGSHGLQGLGGSLPLSSRPLDLSNLGSLSSPSAGLGGTPILSFGGSPLGLAKPPLLSHTFSSSALGLPMVPLLASERRDQGKARGEEDEIHGGVLNLSTGASHDPLSWVVIPSGQVVLKPAVVN; from the exons ATGCTGTCCTTAGATGAGCCGCTGGACCTCAAAGTGCCGAAGGGGCGGGTCAGTGGGCGGGACAGAGGCGCCAGGTCTCCGTCCTCTCCCATACATGGCAAGGGGGCCGGGCAGCTACGCATGGCAGACGACGGTACAGCAGTCATCGTCCCAGGGTCTCCTGATTCCCCACATGCAG GTGTCCTGCAGGGCAAGTCCGAGACCCCCACACCCCCCGCTGTGGACCTCAGCATGTCACCGTCCTCACGCAACACCACCTGTTCTCCAGATCTCACCAACGGACACTGCTCGACCCCCATCTTCCCCGGG GACTCGGCTCACATCCGCTACGTGGAGGGCGGGTCCACATCTCAAGCCTTCCAGTTCTTCCTTCCCAtcggaggaggaggaggaagactTCACCTGCCTTCCTCGATGTTCATACGCCAACCAAAGGACACGCGATCTTCTCCGGATCTCTCCGCCGACGAACAGCTGGCCTGTCGATGGAGGAAG TGCCACCTGCTTTTCGACTCTTTGCAAGACTTGGTGGACCATGTCAATGACTTCCATGTGAAGCCCGAAAAGGATACTGGGTACTGTTGCCACTGGGAGGGGTGTTCACGGAAAGGGCGGGGCTTCAATGCCAG GTACAAGATGCTAATCCACATCCGCACTCACACCAACGAGAAACCTCACCGCTGTCCCACCTGCAACAAGAGCTTCTCACGTCTGGAGAACCTCAAGATACACAACCGTTCGCACACAG GAGAGAAGCCCTACATCTGCCCCTACGAGGGCTGCAACAAGCGCTACTCCAACTCCAGCGACCGCTTCAAGCACACCCGCACCCATTACGTGGACAAGCCCTATTACTGCAAGATGGTGGGCTGCCTGAAACGCTACACAGACCCCAGCTCCCTGAGGAAGCACATTAAGGCTCACGGGCACTTCGTGGCGCAGGAGCACGGAGTTGCGGGAGGGGTGGGCTCAATGATGAAACCGGGGGCGGGAAAAGAATCCGAGCTGACTTACATCAACGGCGCCCACATCATCATTCCTGGGGCGGCAGCTGCTCTCCTGGGCAGCCACGGTCTTCAGGGTCTGGGAGGCTCCCTCCCCCTGTCGTCCCGCCCACTGGACCTGAGCAATCTGGGCTCCCTGAGCTCCCCTTCAGCTGGACTCGGCGGGACGCCCATTCTCTCCTTCGGCGGCTCTCCGCTCGGCCTGGCCAAACCTCCCCTGCTGTCTCATACCTTCTCGTCTTCCGCGCTCGGGCTACCCATGGTGCCCCTTTTGGCCTCGGAGCGCAGGGACCAGGGCAAGGCCAGAGGTGAGGAGGACGAGATCCACGGGGGCGTGCTCAACCTTTCCACGGGAGCGTCCCATGACCCCCTGTCTTGGGTAGTTATTCCCTCTGGCCAGGTCGTGTTGAAGCCAGC